A stretch of Myceligenerans xiligouense DNA encodes these proteins:
- a CDS encoding phosphatase PAP2 family protein, whose amino-acid sequence MLRIQGAHSAAYGVAPGRGVPDAGALAANRARPAPAPAVPPVPDLVGTRTASDLASRVRADLLSARSGTATQPWVAPATVGVVLTLVFVWMVLQVVSAGPFVAWDWVAREWVYARRAQGGMATFLEVQAFVTGERWATVPVVMGAGALVAYRRGGLRPLYAVMAGLATIAAIGYPVKFGLGRSSPITGVDLLHAGGQAFPSGHAANTAFTATMVVFLLYGSAGLRPDPRRFRRGVMCVVALLAVSGPLVAWMGYHWLSDIPAGWLMGFVAVCVSLTVLHWPDRAAPAPPDHGETA is encoded by the coding sequence ATGTTGCGAATTCAGGGGGCTCACAGCGCGGCGTACGGCGTCGCACCGGGACGGGGAGTGCCGGACGCCGGCGCGCTCGCCGCGAACCGGGCCCGGCCCGCGCCGGCCCCGGCGGTCCCGCCGGTCCCGGACCTCGTCGGGACCCGGACCGCGAGCGATCTCGCGAGCCGCGTCCGCGCCGACCTCCTTTCCGCCCGGAGCGGCACCGCGACGCAGCCGTGGGTCGCCCCGGCCACCGTCGGCGTGGTTCTCACGCTCGTGTTCGTGTGGATGGTGCTCCAGGTGGTCTCCGCGGGGCCGTTCGTCGCCTGGGACTGGGTCGCCCGCGAGTGGGTGTACGCGCGCCGGGCCCAGGGCGGGATGGCCACGTTCCTCGAGGTCCAGGCGTTCGTCACCGGTGAGCGCTGGGCGACGGTGCCGGTCGTCATGGGCGCGGGCGCCCTCGTCGCGTACCGGCGGGGCGGACTACGCCCGCTGTACGCCGTGATGGCAGGCCTCGCGACGATCGCGGCGATCGGCTACCCGGTGAAGTTCGGTCTGGGACGCTCGAGCCCGATCACCGGCGTCGACCTGCTGCACGCCGGAGGGCAGGCGTTCCCGTCCGGGCACGCCGCCAACACGGCGTTCACCGCCACGATGGTGGTGTTCCTGCTGTACGGATCGGCCGGCCTGCGCCCGGACCCCCGCCGGTTCCGCCGGGGCGTCATGTGCGTGGTGGCGCTGCTCGCCGTCAGCGGCCCGCTCGTGGCCTGGATGGGATACCACTGGCTCAGCGACATCCCGGCGGGCTGGCTGATGGGCTTCGTCGCCGTCTGCGTCTCGCTGACGGTCCTGCACTGGCCGGACCGCGCCGCGCCGGCGCCCCCGGACCACGGGGAGACCGCGTAG
- a CDS encoding RibD family protein, translated as MPPRPHVLLSVAASLDGYIDDARDERLVLSDSADLDRVDEERARVDAILVGAGTIRADDPRLEVRSAERREKRVADSRPATPIKVTVTAGGGLDPRSRFFAGEAARIVYTTDAAAGEARSRLGAVADVVPLGPRVDPAAILSDLGGRGVERLMVEGGSRMHTLFLTAGLVDELHLVVAPFFVGDAAAPRFTGAGVFPQSPARPMALLEARPLGDLVLLRYAPGPGHVPGAAEAGAAR; from the coding sequence ATGCCCCCTCGCCCGCACGTGCTCCTGTCGGTCGCGGCGTCCCTCGACGGGTACATCGACGACGCCCGTGACGAGCGGCTCGTGCTCTCGGACAGCGCGGACCTCGACCGCGTCGACGAGGAGCGGGCGCGGGTGGACGCGATCCTCGTCGGCGCCGGGACGATCCGCGCCGACGACCCGCGCCTGGAGGTGCGGTCCGCGGAGCGCCGAGAGAAGCGGGTCGCCGACTCGCGGCCCGCGACCCCGATCAAGGTCACCGTCACGGCCGGCGGCGGCCTCGACCCGCGGTCCCGGTTCTTCGCCGGTGAGGCCGCCAGGATCGTCTACACGACCGACGCCGCGGCCGGCGAGGCCCGCTCCCGTCTCGGTGCCGTGGCCGACGTCGTCCCGCTCGGCCCGCGGGTCGACCCGGCCGCGATCCTGAGCGATCTCGGCGGCCGCGGTGTCGAACGGCTGATGGTCGAGGGCGGCAGCCGGATGCACACCCTGTTCCTCACGGCCGGCCTGGTGGACGAGCTGCACCTCGTTGTCGCGCCCTTCTTCGTCGGGGACGCCGCCGCGCCGCGGTTCACCGGCGCCGGCGTCTTCCCCCAGAGCCCCGCCCGGCCGATGGCCCTGCTCGAGGCCCGTCCCCTGGGCGACCTCGTCCTGCTGCGCTACGCGCCCGGGCCCGGGCACGTCCCCGGCGCGGCCGAGGCCGGTGCCGCACGATGA
- a CDS encoding diacylglycerol/lipid kinase family protein, which produces MDDSGHIAVLVNPASRRGAGAEHAGAVLRRLVERGATVRTYQGTAPDDTPRLAKEAVAAGPDVLAVAGGDGTIAAVLPYLTGTGVPLAVVGGGTGNDLARMHGIPPGPRDAADVVLDGDRRLVDTGTITGDDGTVTSFATIACAGFDSRANERINRMRRPRGAARYTLGTYRELLGLRTFSYRLVLDPPARAVGPLTSGRSEVEKSAPRATERTADRPTARRRTDEPTEVPGHLLAIGNTRYYGGGRPILPEADARDGLLDITLVEAVGRLRLIGLDRPIKRGEHLSRPGVRALRAASVRVEADGDLVMYADGEPVGPLPVTVTAQHRNLMLCLPRDGGRP; this is translated from the coding sequence ATGGACGACAGCGGGCACATCGCGGTGCTCGTCAATCCCGCGTCGCGGCGTGGCGCGGGTGCCGAGCATGCCGGTGCGGTGCTGCGCCGGCTCGTCGAGCGCGGCGCCACGGTCCGCACCTACCAGGGCACGGCACCCGACGACACGCCCCGCCTCGCGAAGGAGGCGGTCGCGGCCGGTCCTGACGTGCTGGCGGTCGCGGGTGGCGACGGCACGATCGCCGCCGTGCTCCCGTACCTGACCGGCACCGGCGTGCCGCTCGCCGTCGTCGGCGGGGGAACGGGGAACGACCTCGCGCGGATGCACGGCATCCCGCCGGGCCCGCGGGACGCGGCCGACGTCGTGCTCGACGGCGACCGCCGGCTCGTCGACACCGGCACGATCACCGGTGACGACGGCACCGTCACGTCCTTCGCGACGATCGCCTGCGCCGGGTTCGACTCGCGGGCCAACGAGCGCATCAACCGGATGCGCCGTCCGCGGGGCGCCGCCCGGTACACCCTCGGCACCTACCGCGAGCTGCTCGGGCTGCGCACCTTCTCCTACCGGCTCGTCCTCGATCCGCCGGCGCGTGCTGTCGGTCCCTTGACGAGCGGTCGTTCCGAGGTCGAGAAGTCGGCTCCCCGGGCGACCGAACGCACGGCCGACCGGCCGACCGCTCGACGACGGACCGACGAGCCCACCGAGGTTCCCGGCCATCTGCTCGCGATCGGCAACACGCGCTACTACGGCGGCGGACGCCCGATCCTTCCCGAGGCCGACGCGCGCGACGGTCTCCTGGACATCACGCTCGTCGAGGCGGTGGGCCGCCTCCGTCTCATCGGTCTGGACCGGCCGATCAAGCGCGGTGAGCACCTGAGCCGCCCTGGTGTCCGCGCGTTGCGCGCCGCCTCCGTGCGCGTCGAGGCCGACGGCGACCTGGTCATGTACGCCGACGGCGAGCCGGTGGGGCCGCTGCCCGTGACCGTGACCGCCCAGCACCGGAACCTGATGCTGTGCCTGCCGAGGGACGGAGGACGACCATGA
- a CDS encoding TetR/AcrR family transcriptional regulator, with amino-acid sequence MSVRNAPPPGVVVAVDDAADDDGPPSGPGPDLALDAIGVRLLDAAGRLVATRGLKGLTIAELAREAEVSRPTVYRRFSSSDDAVRALLGHRAQLLVSRARHGPGTPDRAAIVAGVLDFGDLFRADPVFRRLLRREPEVFTRYTLQRIGRSQRVIHEWIASAISAAQAGGTIRAGDPHDMALMLLILSQGALLSGPTVADLVAPDAWRAELAHALDSYLRP; translated from the coding sequence ATGTCAGTTCGTAACGCACCGCCTCCGGGTGTCGTCGTCGCCGTCGACGACGCTGCCGACGACGACGGCCCCCCGTCCGGTCCGGGACCCGACCTCGCGCTCGACGCGATCGGCGTCCGGCTCCTCGACGCGGCGGGACGCCTGGTCGCCACGCGGGGCCTGAAAGGGCTGACGATCGCGGAGCTCGCCCGGGAGGCCGAGGTCAGCCGGCCCACGGTCTACCGGCGCTTCAGCTCGTCCGACGACGCGGTCCGCGCCCTGCTCGGCCACCGCGCCCAGCTGCTCGTGTCACGGGCCCGGCACGGCCCCGGCACCCCTGATCGTGCCGCGATCGTCGCGGGAGTGCTGGACTTCGGTGACCTGTTCCGCGCCGACCCGGTGTTCCGGCGGCTGCTGCGGCGCGAGCCCGAGGTGTTCACCCGCTACACGCTGCAGCGCATCGGGCGGTCGCAGCGCGTCATCCACGAGTGGATCGCCTCCGCGATCTCGGCCGCGCAGGCCGGTGGCACGATCCGGGCCGGCGACCCGCACGACATGGCGCTGATGCTGCTGATCCTCTCCCAGGGCGCGCTGCTGTCCGGCCCGACGGTCGCCGACCTGGTCGCCCCGGACGCCTGGCGCGCCGAACTGGCCCACGCCCTCGACTCCTACCTGCGGCCGTGA
- a CDS encoding TetR/AcrR family transcriptional regulator, whose product MVTHSPTAEARPSAARDRLLRTASALFYADGVRGVGVERVVAEASVTRATFYRHFAGKEALVVAYIEAADAAVRRRAGEPPSGTPERARAWLAAATDVVGETVCAPGFRGCAFINAAAEYPDPSSPVRQAVRAHRAWLLGVVTEALRGAGHPDPAAAGRRWMVMRDGAMVGGYLGDPAEARDTLRAGVRDLLAEAP is encoded by the coding sequence ATGGTCACCCACTCGCCCACCGCGGAGGCGCGACCCTCCGCCGCCCGTGACCGCCTGCTGCGCACGGCCTCCGCGCTGTTCTACGCCGACGGTGTCCGCGGCGTCGGGGTCGAGCGGGTGGTCGCCGAGGCGTCGGTCACGCGCGCCACGTTCTACCGGCACTTCGCCGGCAAGGAAGCCCTGGTGGTCGCCTACATCGAGGCGGCGGACGCGGCGGTGCGGAGGCGCGCCGGCGAGCCGCCGTCGGGCACCCCGGAGCGCGCGAGGGCATGGCTCGCGGCGGCGACGGACGTGGTGGGGGAGACGGTGTGCGCGCCCGGCTTCCGGGGCTGCGCCTTCATCAACGCGGCGGCGGAGTACCCGGATCCGTCCAGCCCGGTGCGCCAGGCGGTGCGGGCGCACCGGGCCTGGCTGCTCGGCGTGGTCACGGAGGCGCTGCGCGGGGCCGGGCACCCGGACCCGGCCGCGGCGGGCCGGCGCTGGATGGTGATGCGGGACGGCGCGATGGTCGGCGGGTACCTCGGCGACCCGGCCGAGGCGCGGGACACGTTGCGGGCGGGCGTGCGGGACCTGCTGGCGGAGGCCCCCTGA
- a CDS encoding FAD-binding oxidoreductase → MTEHTEVLDMRWDGWGDPAKATEKLPGGVSLLLTAVLGHRPRRTARIRPADVELTTPELPADDVRALAAAVGAEYVRTDHDARVLHAGGKSTPDLVRRRAREQAAPGAVVLPGSEAGVAAVLRIAAEKGLAVVPFGGGTAVTGGLEPDAGDHRQVISLDLRRLAGLERLDDVSGEATFWAGTRAPAAEAALAERGFELGHFPQSFEFASLGGFAAMRSSGQNSAGHGRFDAMVTGLRVVTPTGTLDLGRAPGSAAGPDLVRAFLGSEGVFGVITQVRVRVHETPAERLRDAFTFPDFRSGADALRRVTQAGTGPTVIRLSDEAETAVSLAQVGSIGKALGKGCTAIVLHEGPADLARARRDATAAVLTAAGGKPASGKLAESWDHGRFGAPYLRDTLLEHGVFAETLETATTWSNLHVLRTAVTEALTQGLGAAGARHRILCHVSHVYPTGASLYFTVVAGLAGDMAAAWEPVKARVNDAIVTAGGTISHHHGVGTDHAPWLEREIGEHGLRVLRAIKRELDPAGVMNPGTLLPRA, encoded by the coding sequence ATGACGGAGCACACCGAGGTTCTCGACATGCGGTGGGACGGTTGGGGCGACCCCGCCAAGGCCACGGAGAAGCTGCCCGGCGGCGTCAGCCTCCTGCTCACCGCCGTGCTCGGGCACCGGCCGCGGCGAACCGCGCGGATCCGGCCGGCCGACGTCGAGCTCACCACGCCGGAGCTCCCCGCCGACGACGTCCGGGCCCTGGCCGCCGCGGTCGGAGCCGAGTACGTGCGCACCGACCACGACGCGCGCGTGCTGCACGCCGGTGGCAAGTCGACCCCGGACCTCGTGCGCCGCCGGGCGCGCGAGCAGGCCGCCCCGGGCGCCGTCGTGCTGCCGGGCAGCGAGGCCGGTGTCGCCGCGGTGCTGCGGATCGCGGCGGAAAAAGGGCTCGCCGTGGTCCCGTTCGGCGGCGGGACCGCCGTCACCGGAGGGCTGGAGCCCGACGCCGGGGACCACCGGCAGGTGATCAGCCTCGACCTGCGGCGGCTCGCGGGCCTGGAACGGCTCGACGACGTGTCCGGCGAGGCCACGTTCTGGGCGGGCACACGGGCACCCGCGGCCGAGGCGGCGCTCGCGGAGCGCGGGTTCGAGCTGGGGCACTTCCCGCAGAGCTTCGAGTTCGCGTCGCTCGGCGGGTTCGCGGCGATGCGCTCGTCGGGCCAGAACTCGGCCGGGCACGGGAGGTTCGACGCCATGGTGACCGGGCTGCGCGTGGTGACGCCGACCGGGACGCTGGACCTCGGGCGGGCGCCGGGTTCCGCCGCGGGCCCGGACCTGGTTCGGGCGTTCCTCGGCTCGGAGGGTGTGTTCGGTGTGATCACACAGGTCCGGGTGCGGGTGCACGAGACGCCGGCCGAGCGGCTCCGCGACGCCTTCACGTTCCCCGATTTCCGGTCGGGAGCCGACGCGCTGCGGCGGGTGACGCAGGCCGGTACCGGGCCGACCGTGATCCGGCTGTCCGACGAGGCGGAGACCGCGGTGTCGCTCGCGCAGGTGGGGAGCATCGGCAAGGCGCTGGGCAAGGGGTGCACCGCGATCGTGCTGCACGAGGGGCCCGCGGACCTCGCCCGGGCCCGGCGTGACGCCACGGCGGCGGTGCTGACCGCGGCGGGCGGGAAGCCGGCGTCGGGCAAGCTGGCCGAGTCCTGGGACCACGGCCGGTTCGGCGCCCCCTACCTGCGCGACACGCTGCTGGAGCACGGGGTGTTCGCGGAGACGCTCGAAACCGCCACCACCTGGTCCAACCTGCACGTGCTCCGGACGGCGGTCACCGAGGCCCTGACCCAGGGGCTCGGCGCGGCCGGCGCGCGGCACCGCATCCTGTGCCACGTGTCGCACGTGTACCCGACGGGCGCGTCGCTCTACTTCACGGTGGTGGCGGGGCTGGCGGGGGACATGGCCGCCGCGTGGGAGCCGGTCAAGGCGCGCGTGAACGACGCGATCGTGACCGCGGGCGGGACCATCTCGCACCACCACGGCGTCGGGACGGACCACGCCCCGTGGCTGGAGCGGGAGATCGGGGAGCACGGCCTGCGCGTCCTGCGCGCGATCAAGAGGGAGCTGGACCCGGCGGGCGTCATGAACCCGGGCACGCTCCTGCCCCGGGCGTGA
- a CDS encoding phosphatase PAP2 family protein: MKHVRTGMAWLGGVSAALLALGTWQVVVSGPFVAADWEYHLWADANLPAGLAKWLLDAFATVSGERLFTLPVLGVLAGWQALRGRDWRPLVAVVAGLAIIAVVGYSLKFGLGRTMPYTGVDVLFGGGRAWPSGHAANAAYTWAMAGILLIGERGLRPRRAWLAPWMVVSGVVTVVSGWIMVRVDYHWISDVPGGWVLGLLALAVSVAVLHGDPPIPMQAPWALRLRERLFAGSRR; encoded by the coding sequence GTGAAGCACGTTCGGACGGGTATGGCGTGGCTCGGAGGCGTGTCCGCCGCCCTGCTCGCCCTCGGCACATGGCAGGTGGTGGTGTCCGGGCCGTTCGTCGCGGCCGACTGGGAGTACCACCTCTGGGCGGACGCCAACCTCCCCGCGGGACTGGCGAAGTGGCTGCTCGACGCCTTCGCCACGGTCAGCGGCGAGCGCCTGTTCACCCTGCCCGTGCTCGGTGTGCTCGCCGGCTGGCAGGCGCTGCGCGGGCGTGACTGGCGGCCGCTCGTCGCGGTGGTCGCGGGGCTGGCGATCATCGCGGTGGTCGGCTACTCGCTGAAGTTCGGCCTGGGCCGCACGATGCCGTACACGGGCGTCGACGTGCTGTTCGGCGGCGGGCGGGCCTGGCCGTCGGGGCATGCCGCGAACGCCGCGTACACCTGGGCGATGGCCGGGATCCTGCTCATCGGCGAGCGGGGCCTGCGGCCGCGGCGGGCGTGGCTCGCGCCGTGGATGGTGGTGAGCGGCGTCGTCACGGTGGTCTCCGGGTGGATCATGGTGCGGGTCGACTACCACTGGATCAGCGATGTGCCCGGCGGGTGGGTGCTGGGGCTGCTGGCGCTGGCCGTGTCCGTGGCCGTCCTGCACGGCGACCCCCCGATCCCGATGCAGGCGCCGTGGGCGCTCCGCCTGCGGGAGCGGCTGTTCGCCGGCTCGCGTCGCTGA
- a CDS encoding deaminase, which produces MTGTTPGAGAATPADRELLLEAIALAHRCPPSRTAFSVGAIVVADDGAVLGRGWSRRHDSTEHAEESALAEVAAGDRHRLRAATIYTSLEPCSKRASREVTCTEHILATGIPRIVFAWSEPELFVEGRGAEILGRAGRTVIQLSDLAGAAREPNLHLLGGA; this is translated from the coding sequence ATGACCGGCACGACGCCCGGCGCCGGGGCCGCGACGCCCGCGGACCGTGAGCTCCTCCTCGAGGCGATCGCGCTGGCTCACCGGTGCCCGCCGTCGCGCACGGCGTTCAGCGTCGGCGCGATCGTCGTGGCCGACGACGGTGCCGTGCTCGGCCGTGGCTGGTCGCGCCGCCACGACTCGACCGAGCACGCCGAGGAGTCGGCGCTGGCGGAGGTGGCGGCGGGGGACCGCCACCGGCTGCGCGCCGCCACGATCTACACGTCGCTCGAACCGTGCAGCAAGCGGGCCTCCCGCGAGGTGACCTGCACCGAGCACATCCTGGCCACGGGAATCCCGCGGATCGTGTTCGCCTGGTCGGAGCCCGAGCTGTTCGTCGAGGGGCGGGGCGCGGAGATCCTCGGGCGTGCGGGCCGGACGGTCATCCAGCTCTCCGACCTCGCCGGCGCCGCCCGCGAGCCCAACCTCCACCTGCTCGGCGGGGCCTGA
- a CDS encoding ABC transporter permease, whose amino-acid sequence MTGPAADGGSRRRPRDPLGRAPLVLLIPAVLAVLLLVTPLVTMVAATDPASLVAALRSEAVRDALWLSIVTSTAAIVICLVLGLPLAWVLARVDFRGRRLVRSLVIVPMVLPPVVAGIALRTAFGRSGLLGEPLLGLTGFAFPYTTWGVVLAHVFVALPFVVISMEGGLRAAGPVYDAAAATLGASRRLTFRRVTVPLAMPGIAAALVLGWARSLGEFGATITFNGNYPGITQTMPTLIYVERQADTDAVLALSLVMLAVSVGVLVALRDRWLVTA is encoded by the coding sequence ATGACGGGACCGGCCGCGGACGGCGGTTCCCGGCGCCGGCCGCGCGACCCTCTCGGCCGGGCGCCGCTCGTCCTGCTGATCCCCGCCGTGCTCGCGGTGCTGCTGCTCGTGACCCCACTGGTGACTATGGTCGCGGCCACCGACCCGGCGAGCCTGGTCGCCGCGCTCCGTTCCGAGGCCGTCCGCGACGCCCTGTGGCTCTCGATCGTCACCTCCACCGCCGCCATCGTGATCTGCCTGGTGCTCGGGCTGCCGCTCGCCTGGGTGCTCGCCCGCGTCGACTTCCGCGGGCGGCGGCTGGTGCGGTCGCTGGTGATCGTGCCGATGGTGCTGCCTCCCGTCGTCGCCGGCATCGCCCTGCGGACGGCGTTCGGGCGCTCCGGTCTCCTCGGGGAGCCGCTGCTCGGCCTCACCGGGTTCGCGTTCCCGTACACCACCTGGGGAGTGGTGCTCGCGCACGTCTTCGTGGCGCTGCCGTTCGTCGTGATCAGCATGGAGGGCGGCCTGCGCGCCGCCGGTCCCGTGTACGACGCCGCCGCCGCCACCCTCGGCGCGTCCCGCCGGCTCACGTTCCGCCGCGTCACCGTGCCGCTCGCGATGCCCGGCATCGCCGCCGCGCTCGTCCTCGGCTGGGCCCGCTCGCTCGGTGAGTTCGGCGCGACCATCACCTTCAACGGCAACTATCCCGGCATCACCCAGACCATGCCGACATTGATCTATGTCGAGCGGCAGGCCGACACCGACGCCGTCCTCGCGCTCAGCCTCGTCATGCTCGCCGTGTCCGTCGGCGTGCTGGTCGCGCTCCGCGACCGCTGGCTGGTGACCGCATGA
- a CDS encoding organic hydroperoxide resistance protein — protein sequence MPALYTASATATGDGRDGHAVTSDGLLDVDLAVQKELGGTGGATNPEQLFAAGWAACFHSALKLVARQEKTPISDTAVTADVAVGPNDAGGLALEAALTVEIGGVDQPVAERLVAAAHQICPYSNATRGNVPTDLKVVTA from the coding sequence ATGCCCGCTCTGTACACCGCCTCAGCCACCGCCACCGGAGACGGTCGCGACGGCCACGCCGTCACGTCGGACGGCCTGCTCGACGTCGACCTCGCCGTCCAGAAGGAGCTCGGCGGAACCGGCGGGGCCACCAACCCGGAGCAGCTCTTCGCCGCCGGCTGGGCGGCCTGCTTCCACAGCGCGCTCAAGCTCGTGGCGCGCCAGGAGAAGACCCCGATCAGCGACACGGCCGTCACCGCGGACGTGGCCGTCGGCCCGAACGACGCGGGCGGCCTCGCCCTGGAGGCCGCGCTCACGGTCGAGATCGGCGGCGTGGACCAGCCGGTGGCGGAGCGCCTCGTCGCCGCCGCCCACCAGATCTGCCCCTACTCGAACGCCACGCGCGGCAACGTCCCCACGGACCTCAAGGTCGTCACGGCCTGA
- a CDS encoding glycerol-3-phosphate dehydrogenase/oxidase — MRRDPTAPDPTALNAARRARELDGLASAEVDVLVVGGGVTGAGVALDAASRGLSVALVEARDLAWGTSRFSSKLVHGGLRYLATGDLAVARESARERHLLMTRIAPHLVRPLGQLVPVLPAVSARQVAVAAVGMSLGDLLRRGARTPSSALPPWRRTSAADALRLAPALAPAGLRGGILGHDGQLVDDARLVVALARTAAGLGARVLTRTRADRIRPDGADLTCTVTGESLSVRARAVISATGVWAGTIDPSVRLRPSRGTHLVVPAQRLGSPRAGLMVPLPGSVSRFVFALPQQHGRVFVGLTDEEAPGPVPDVAEPTPAEIGFLLRTVSRVLELPLTSDDVVGAYAGLRPLVDTATPAGGGRGTADMSRRHLVTVSEGTGAVNVLGGKLTTYRQMAQDAVDAAIRHADLRAAPCRTHSLPLAGAPGAAAPGTRGAPSARSAPPPGTDPRLWAAVTARHGTEAHRVIAAARTDRAATAVGHLRIARAEIEWAVTHEGALDADDVLDRRTRIGLVPADRGALADEIEEIVAETTAP, encoded by the coding sequence GTGAGACGGGACCCGACCGCGCCGGATCCCACCGCGCTGAACGCCGCCCGCCGAGCCCGCGAGCTCGACGGGCTGGCCTCTGCCGAGGTCGACGTACTCGTGGTCGGTGGTGGCGTGACCGGCGCGGGCGTCGCGCTCGACGCCGCCTCCCGCGGCTTGTCCGTGGCCCTGGTGGAGGCGCGCGACCTCGCCTGGGGCACGTCGCGGTTCAGCTCGAAGCTCGTGCACGGCGGGCTGCGCTACCTCGCGACGGGCGACCTCGCCGTCGCCCGCGAGAGCGCCCGCGAACGTCACCTGCTCATGACACGGATCGCCCCGCACCTGGTGCGCCCGCTGGGCCAGCTCGTGCCGGTGCTCCCCGCGGTGTCCGCCCGGCAGGTGGCGGTCGCCGCGGTCGGCATGTCGCTCGGCGACCTGCTGCGCCGGGGTGCCCGGACGCCGTCGTCGGCACTGCCGCCCTGGCGCCGCACGAGCGCCGCGGACGCCCTCCGCCTCGCTCCCGCCCTGGCGCCCGCCGGCCTGCGCGGCGGGATCCTCGGGCACGACGGGCAGCTCGTGGACGACGCACGGCTCGTCGTCGCACTCGCCCGCACGGCGGCCGGGCTGGGCGCGCGGGTGCTGACGCGCACCCGTGCCGACCGGATCAGGCCCGACGGCGCCGACCTGACCTGCACCGTCACCGGTGAGAGCCTGAGCGTCCGGGCGCGCGCGGTGATCAGCGCGACCGGCGTCTGGGCGGGCACGATCGACCCGTCGGTGCGGCTGCGCCCGAGCCGCGGCACCCACCTGGTGGTTCCGGCGCAGCGGCTGGGAAGCCCGCGGGCCGGACTGATGGTGCCGCTGCCCGGGTCGGTCAGCCGGTTCGTGTTCGCGCTGCCGCAGCAGCACGGTCGCGTGTTCGTCGGGCTCACGGACGAGGAGGCGCCCGGACCGGTGCCCGACGTCGCCGAGCCGACACCCGCCGAGATCGGCTTCCTGCTCCGCACGGTCTCGCGCGTGCTGGAGCTGCCGCTCACCAGTGACGACGTCGTGGGCGCGTACGCGGGGCTCCGCCCGCTGGTCGACACCGCCACCCCGGCGGGCGGCGGGCGCGGCACGGCCGACATGTCCCGGCGGCACCTCGTGACGGTCTCGGAGGGCACGGGCGCGGTGAACGTCCTGGGCGGCAAGCTCACCACCTACCGGCAGATGGCCCAGGACGCGGTCGACGCGGCGATCCGCCACGCGGACCTCCGGGCCGCGCCGTGCCGCACGCACTCGCTCCCGCTGGCCGGCGCTCCCGGCGCGGCGGCCCCCGGAACCCGCGGCGCGCCCTCCGCCCGGAGCGCGCCGCCGCCCGGGACGGACCCGCGGCTGTGGGCCGCCGTCACGGCCCGGCACGGCACCGAGGCACACCGGGTGATCGCCGCCGCGCGTACCGACCGGGCGGCGACCGCCGTCGGGCACCTGCGGATCGCACGGGCCGAGATCGAGTGGGCCGTCACCCACGAGGGCGCCCTCGACGCCGACGACGTCCTGGACCGCCGCACGCGCATCGGCCTGGTCCCGGCGGACCGCGGCGCCCTCGCCGACGAGATCGAGGAGATCGTCGCGGAGACCACCGCGCCCTGA
- a CDS encoding ABC transporter ATP-binding protein: protein MSGGGGLSARLAVPARLDVELTAAPGDVVAVVGPNGAGKTTLVQALAGLHPAAGTVRLGGTDLTPLPPQERHVGVVFQDRRLFPHLSALENVAFGPRTRGVAAGRARAVARDWLDRLGVGALAARRPGELSGGQAQRVAIARALATDPALLLLDEPFTGLDVGVAAALRIELAGHLARYDGVTVLVTHDAIDALTLATTVAVLDGGRLVQTGPPHEVAARPRTEHVARLVGLNVIRDGDRHRAFSPSAVTVSVHVPDDSARHRWPGTVRSAAPHGDAVRLQVHGDHDLIADVTPAATRELGLVPGRRVWLSVKETAITTY from the coding sequence ATGAGCGGGGGCGGCGGGCTGTCGGCGCGCCTGGCGGTCCCCGCCCGGCTGGACGTCGAGCTGACGGCCGCACCCGGCGACGTCGTCGCCGTCGTCGGCCCCAACGGGGCGGGCAAGACCACGCTCGTGCAGGCGCTCGCGGGCCTGCACCCCGCGGCCGGGACGGTGCGGCTCGGCGGGACCGACCTCACGCCGTTGCCGCCGCAGGAGCGCCACGTGGGTGTCGTGTTCCAGGACCGGCGGCTGTTTCCGCACCTGAGCGCGTTGGAGAACGTGGCGTTCGGGCCACGCACCCGGGGAGTCGCGGCCGGGCGGGCGCGCGCCGTCGCCCGTGACTGGCTCGACCGTCTCGGCGTCGGTGCCCTGGCGGCGCGGCGGCCGGGCGAGCTGTCCGGCGGCCAGGCCCAGCGGGTCGCGATCGCCCGGGCGCTCGCGACCGATCCCGCGCTCCTGCTCCTCGACGAGCCGTTCACGGGGCTCGACGTCGGTGTCGCCGCAGCGCTCCGGATCGAGCTCGCCGGGCATCTGGCGCGGTACGACGGCGTCACCGTGCTGGTCACCCACGACGCGATCGATGCCCTGACCCTCGCCACCACGGTCGCGGTGCTCGACGGGGGCCGCCTGGTCCAGACCGGGCCGCCCCACGAGGTCGCCGCGCGTCCCCGGACCGAGCACGTCGCCCGGCTGGTCGGCCTCAACGTGATCCGCGACGGTGACCGTCACCGGGCGTTCTCGCCGTCGGCGGTGACGGTCTCGGTGCACGTGCCCGACGACTCGGCGCGTCACCGCTGGCCGGGGACCGTCCGGAGCGCGGCCCCGCACGGCGACGCGGTCCGCCTGCAGGTGCACGGGGACCACGACCTGATCGCCGATGTCACCCCGGCCGCGACCCGGGAGCTCGGCCTGGTCCCGGGCCGCCGGGTCTGGCTGTCGGTCAAGGAGACGGCGATCACGACGTACTGA